Part of the Lysobacter enzymogenes genome is shown below.
ACTATCTCCGGTTTGAGCATCGGCTTCTTCAGGCTCATGCGGCCCTTGAGCACCTTCCACTGCTGGCCGTTCTCCAGCTCGAACACGGTGCCGGGCTCCCAGCCGGATACGTCGTGCTTGAGCCGGCTCTTGATCGGTTCGTCGTTGAGGCCGATGAACTGGCCCGCGCCCGGGCGCGGTTCGCGCGGCGCGCCGGCGCCGACCTGCGGGCCGCTGTCTTCGTCGTTGCCGGCCGCCGCCGGCGCTTCGGCCGCGGCCGGGCCCTGCTCGGCCTCGCGCAGCATGCGGTTGAGCTTGGCCAGTTGCTCGTCGCTGAGGCCGACTTCCTGCAATTGCTGCGCAGTCAGCTTGCGCTCGATCTCGACATAGGGTTTGCGCGCCTGCGCGGCGAAAGACAGCGACAGCAGGGCCAACAGCAGGGACGCGAGCTTGAACGGACGCATGGGGGATCGCCTGGGAATCGCGGGTGAAAGGGCGAAGGCGACAGGTCCGGTGCCCGGGCCGTCGCTTCGCGGTTCCGGGCAATTTATGGCTGTTTCGTGACAGTGACGAGACAGCGGCCGTGGCGCCGCAAACGCGGCGCCACGGCTGCCCGGCCGCCGCCGGGCGCGAGCCAGAACGCGCCGCGGCGCGTGCGCGCGATCGATGCCGGCCCGGGTTCGTGCGAACATCGCCGCCGCTCGCGCGGCCCGGCCGGCCGCGCGCTCCCCTTCGGACTCCCCAGGCATGAGCGAAGCGCTGCGATCGTTGCTGGACCGATTCGACGCCGACGCCGGCTGGCGTCGGCCGGCGGGCTGGCGCGAGCGCGCGCAGTGGCAGGAGCGGATCGAGCGCCTGAGTCTGAGCCTGGAGTCCGGCGCCGCGGCGCTGCGCGACCGCGCCGACGCCGCGCTGGCGCGCCTGGACGCGGCCGACGCCGATGCGGCCGCGGCGGTGCGCGCGCGCATCGTCGCCGGCGACGGCGCGCGCGTGCTGCGCGAGTGGACGAGCGAACCGGCGGCGCAGGCGGACGGCGAAGGTTACGACCCGCTCGACGCGATGCTCGGCGCGGTGCTGGCCTTGAACGAGCCGCGCGGCGAAATCGCCGCGCCGGCGCCGCAGACGGTGTTCTATCAGCCGACCCCGGCGCGGCACGCGCTGGATCTGCTGGCGCGGCTGGACCTGGGCGCGTACGATGTGCTGATCGACCTGGGTTCCGGCTTAGGCCACGTGCCGTTGCTGGCCGCGGCGTGCACGCCCGCGCGTTGCGTCGGCATCGAGCACGAAGCGGCCTACGTCGCCAGCGCGCGCGAATGCGCGCAGGCGCTGCGGCTGCGGCGGGTCGAGTTCGTGCATGCCGACGCGCGCGTCGCCGAACTCGCGGCGGGCACGGTGTTCTATCTGTACACGCCGTTCACCGGCGAGTTGTTGGCGCAGGTGTTGGAGCGCCTGCGTGCGCTGTCGCTGCGGCGGCCGATCCGACTGGCGAGTCTCGGCCCGTGCACGCAGACGCTGGCCGCGCAACCGTGGTTGCGGCCGTTGCAGGAAACGTGGGCGCCGGATCGGATCGCGGTGTTCGCGGCTGGCGCGGCGTAACGCCGCGCAGCGAATAGCGCGGCTCGCGATCGGTTTTTGTGGGAGGGCCTTCAGGCACGACGCATTCCGGTCAAGCTGCGGCGAACCGCGATCAGCCCGTTGCGACGATACCGTCCTGGGTCATCGCCGCCGCCCGCACCGGCGACACCAACGCCGCGGCCACCAACAGCGCCAGCGCGAACCAGCACGCCAGTTCCCGCAAGGACCGCCGACGGCGCTTCCTGCGCTCCGGATCGCGGCCGGCGAGCTTGAGCCGGTACAGGCGATCCAGCCGGCTGGGGTCGCGCGAAGACGGGCACGGCCATGCCGGCGCCCCCTGCCTGCGGCCGGCGCGCGCCGCGCCCTGCGGTCCCGCGACCAAGCCCGATGCGCCTTCGGCGCGATAACCCTTCAACGATTCCATGTCGTCCTCCCCGCCGTCCTGTCGGCCGGCCCTTGCATGCTGTTGACAACGCGGCCGCCGTGGGCGGACGGACACGCCGCGGCGCTGCGCATCCTGCGGGCGCCGAAAGGGTCCAACGCGCTGCGACGGCGCGCCCGGCCAGCGCCGCGGGCGCGGGTTAAGCTGGGCGCACCCGAACGCGGAACTCACCGATGCTCATCGACGGCGCCTGCCACTGCGGCAACATCCGATTCGCCCTGGCGTGGAACGGCGAGGCCGACAGCATCGCCGCGCGCGCCTGCGACTGCAGTTTCTGCGTCAAGCACGGCGGGGTGTGGACCGCGCAAGCCGGCGCGTCGCTGCGCCTGCGCCTACGCGAACCGGACCGGGTGTCGCGCTACGCCTTCGGCACCCACACCGCCGATTTCCTGGTCTGCGCGACCTGCGGCGCGGTGCCGGCGGTGGTCAGCCGGATCGAGGAACGGCTGTACGCCGTGGTCAACGTCAATACCTTCGAAAACATCGAGCCGGCGAGCATCCAGCGCGCGCCTTCGTCGCTGGATGGCGAGAGCGAAACCGAGCGTCTGGCGCGGCGGCAGCGCAATTGGATCGGCGACGTCGAGATCGTCGAAGGCGATTGAGCCGGTCGGGACCGCGTTCGCTGCGGCGGTCGCAAGAGCGCTGAGCGCCCGGCAGGCGTCTGCTGTCGCCTTGCTGCGTAAGGTGTGGAATTCAAGGGAAATGCTGCGGATGGAATGGCCGTGGGCCATCTGTACGCGTCGGGCGAGACACCGACGATGGAACGCTGACTGGGGGAGCGGGGCGCGCCTGAGGGGCGTTGGAGCCGCCTCGAACCCGCGAATTCTTCTTTGAAAGCGCCGCCATCATAACCCAGCCCGCTGCGACCTGCGCTGAAGCGCCGGCGCGGGGCGATGCGCCAATCGCGCTGCGGCCGCGTACCATGCCGCTTCGTTTCGCGCCGGCCGCCTGGGGAGGCCGCCGGCTTCGCGGTCCGCACCGATCTTTCTCATTCCACGTCGATGCCGGCGCCGTTCCGCGGCGCGCGGCCGGGAGCGTCGATGCCGTCGGTCGTATTCGAATCCGAGCGTTCGCAGGAAGTCCTTGGTTGGTGGCAAGGCTTGCCCCGCGGGCAGCGGCTGGCGTTGTTGCGCAGCCGCTTGCGCGATGGGGCGCGCGATCGCGCTACCGACCTCGGGAGGCGATGGACGTTGGAGGTTCTGCGTTCGCTGCGGCGCGAGCGCGTCTATCGCGAAGACCCGCGTCGATGGGGCGAGCGCGATTACTACGAATACTGGGTGCAGCGCGTGTCGCAGCCGCGGCAGTTCTCGCGCTTCGACTCCCGATGGACGCGTTGCGCGCCGAACCTGCTCGCACCGAACTTGCTCGAGAACATCCCCGAGGACTAAAGAGGCGCTGTCAGCAGGCGCACTCTCGCTTCACAACCGTTCGTTTTCACCCCACAGGAGCGACGATGACTTCGATTCCCGCACCTTACGCCGTCGATGCCGATGTTTCCGCCCAACGTTGGTGGGACGGCTTGTCCGAGCACAGCCGCGATGCCCTGACGTGCAGTTGGAAGGACGACGACCGCGCCGATCCGTTGCAGCGGGTCGCGCGCAGAGCCGCGCAGTACTTGAACGATTGGCTGATCGAATGCGAGCGGCCTCGCGACCCGACCGCGCGCGAATTGTGGCGGCGAGGACTGGCGACGCATGCGACCGAGGCCGAACCGGCAGGCTGGGATTGGGGGACGCAGGATCGCTATGAGTACCGGGTCGCGCATGCGGACTTGCTCGGTGTGAATCTGCATCGGGCCTGTTACTGGGAAAGCGCTTTGCCCGAGACGCGCATGAATCGCCAGCCGACTTGCACAGACACGCTGGCGTCGGGCTCGTGGTGGGCCTTGTAGGCGTGGCGCTTGCGGCGCCTCGCGCCGATGGCGGTCTTACCTTTCCCCCGACAGGAGCCACGATGACTTCGATCCCCGCACCGTATGCCGTTTCCGCCGATCCCGCCGCGCGTCGCTGGTGGGATGGCCTGTCCGAGCAGAGCCGGCGCGCGCTCAAGCGCAGTTGGCGGGATGACGGGCGACCCGATCCACTGCATGCGACAGCACGCAGAACCGCCGCTTTCCTCAATACCAGTCTGGTCGAACGCGAAGACGCCGAGTTGGCTTGGGAGCCACTGGATTTCTACGAATACTTGATGGGGCATTTTCCCGAGCCGAGGCTCTGGCCACGCTACATCGGCGGCATCGGGCCGAGCAGATGGCTGGTCGACGGAATCTTCTGGCCCGTCAAGTACGGGCAAGTCGACCGCGCCGCGTGCAGTCTCGAACAGCATGCGCTGCTGTCGATGCACGAAGGAAACGCCTGACCGCATTTATGGCTGTTGCGGCTTGCAATCGGCCTTCACCGCCCCATCGTCCTCGCTCACGCACACCTTGAACCCCGCCGCGACCCCGACGATCTCGCGGGTCGCGCCGGCGGCGAGGGCGAAGCGCTCCACCGGCGCCTGCGCGCAGCGCGCAGCCGCCGCCGCATCGGCCGCTGCGCCGGACGCCGGCGCCGCGGTCGGACAATCGCTGCGGAACAAACTGTAATGGCACTGCCCGCTGCGGCTGGCCTTGCACTCGAAACGGGCGATGCGCTCGCTGATCCGCACCCGGCTGTCGACGATGTCGATGCCGTCGACGATGCTGTGGTGCTCGATGGTGGTGCCGCCGACGCTGCAACCGAACAAGGCGCAGAGGTAATACATCAGGGCCATCAGGTTACGCATGTCCGACTCCTTGGTGCGTGGCGCGTCGCGGGCGGCGGCGCGTTCGGGCCGCGCGTCGGGAAAACGACGCGCGCGGGCGCACGCGCCGGGGAGCGGCGCGGGCGGGGTGCCGGCGTTTGCGGCGCTGGCGGGTATTTCGGGCGGTGCGGTCGACGCGGGCGCCGGTTTCGACCCGGCTACATGCTCTTGAACAAGGCCATGAACGTCTGGCTCACCGTCAACGTCTCCGGGCGCCCGCGCAAACGCACGGTGCCCTTGCCGCTGTCGTCGCGGACGATGCCGGCGATGGCCTTGAGGTTGACGATGGTGGAGCGGTGGATCTGCTTGAAGCGTTCGCCGTCGAGGCGGTCGAGCAGGTCGCGGATCGGCGTGCGCAGCAGCGCTTCGCCTTCGGCCGTGACCACGGTGGTGTATTTGTTGTCGGCGCGGAAATAGACCACGTCGTCGACCAGGATCAGCTTGGTTTCGCGGCCGGCGCTGGCGGTGATCCAGGTCAGGCCGGGCTTGTCTTCCTGCGCCGGGCGGCGCGCAGCCAGCTGGCGCGCGATCTCGCGCAGCGCGTCGTGGCGGTCGCCGCCGGGGCCGCGGCGCGCGCGCAGGCGGCGCACGGTCACCGCCAGGCGGTCGACGGTGACGGGCTTGAGCAGGTAATCCACCGCGCCGTGTTCGAACGCGTCGATGGCGTGCTGGTCGTAGGCGGTGACGAACACCACCTGGGTCGAGGGGCTGACTTCGGTCGCGGCCGCGGCCAAGTCCAGGCCGGTCAGGCCGGGCATGCGGATGTCGAGGAAGG
Proteins encoded:
- a CDS encoding class I SAM-dependent methyltransferase, with the translated sequence MSEALRSLLDRFDADAGWRRPAGWRERAQWQERIERLSLSLESGAAALRDRADAALARLDAADADAAAAVRARIVAGDGARVLREWTSEPAAQADGEGYDPLDAMLGAVLALNEPRGEIAAPAPQTVFYQPTPARHALDLLARLDLGAYDVLIDLGSGLGHVPLLAAACTPARCVGIEHEAAYVASARECAQALRLRRVEFVHADARVAELAAGTVFYLYTPFTGELLAQVLERLRALSLRRPIRLASLGPCTQTLAAQPWLRPLQETWAPDRIAVFAAGAA
- a CDS encoding GFA family protein — translated: MLIDGACHCGNIRFALAWNGEADSIAARACDCSFCVKHGGVWTAQAGASLRLRLREPDRVSRYAFGTHTADFLVCATCGAVPAVVSRIEERLYAVVNVNTFENIEPASIQRAPSSLDGESETERLARRQRNWIGDVEIVEGD
- a CDS encoding LytR/AlgR family response regulator transcription factor is translated as MSDSTAQDGAAGAPTALIAEDETLLRQALVEALREAWPELRILAECEDGAQALEALAEHRPDVAFLDIRMPGLTGLDLAAAATEVSPSTQVVFVTAYDQHAIDAFEHGAVDYLLKPVTVDRLAVTVRRLRARRGPGGDRHDALREIARQLAARRPAQEDKPGLTWITASAGRETKLILVDDVVYFRADNKYTTVVTAEGEALLRTPIRDLLDRLDGERFKQIHRSTIVNLKAIAGIVRDDSGKGTVRLRGRPETLTVSQTFMALFKSM